The segment GgcggaaacaacaacaacaccagcaggaGCAGCCGAGGGCGGGTCTGCAGACAACAGACGCAGCTGGTCAGCAACATCAACGGTGCGAAAACCTGCAGAGACGCTCTGCTCGGAAGAGGCCAGATGAAATATTCGTGGCACCGGGTACGGGTCAAACCTATCAAACGCTGTACGAAAAAGTTCGTTTGAACCCGAATCTGGCTGAGGAAAATCGCCAGATTCGAAGGGGACATCGAACGGCGCGCGACCACCTGCGCCTTAAACTGGAGCGCAACGCTGACGCTGTAGCCCTCATGAGAAAAATACAGGAAGAGTTAGGTGAGATGGGTACTGCGCGGGTGGTCACTGAGATGGCGGAGATAATTATCACCAATATTGACATGTTGGCCACGGAGGAGGACATCCGCAAGACATTCCAGACAGTGTTAGAGAAGGAGGCGACGCTGGCCACTATCAACATCTGGGAGCGGCGCGATGGTTCACAGCGTGCCCGAGTGCGATTGCCACGCAGCGACGCCAACCATCTGATAGATAAGCGGCTCCTAATTGGCTACTCTTGCTGCATGGTACGAGAAGCACCGAAACCGTTGCCAAATTCGCGCCGTTGTTTCCGGTGCCTGGAACGCGGCCACATGTCCAGGGACTGCCAGGGGATCGACAGATCCGGCATGTGCCTGCGCTGTGGAGCGATTGACCACAAGGCAGCCAACTGCAATAACGACCTAAAATGCATGATCTGCGGCGGCCCGCATCGTATCGCCGCCGCCTCCTGTGCGATAACAACACGGACTTGTTGATGGatattttacaaataaatCTCAACAAGAGCAGGACTGCGCAAGATCTTGCGCTCAATACGATGCGGGTAGAAAAAGTGGACGTTATGCTGTTGTCGGAAATCTACGGAGTTCCCCAAAATAACGGCAACTGGGTGGTTGACTGCGACAAAAAGGTGGCCATAGTAACCAGCGGAGTGCGATACCCTATCCAGCGCATCCGAAGTGTCCGAGTTCCGGGCGTCGTGGTAGCAGACGTCAATGGGGTAACGATTGTGAACTGCTACGTTCAACCTCACATCGGAGTGGCGGAGTTTGAGGGGATCTTAGACCGGATCTTCGTATTGGCCCAAGGCCATCCACGGGTGCTGCTGGCAGGCGATTTCAACGCCTGGCATAACGCTTGGGGGAGCGAGCGTACCAACCAGAAAGGTGAGGCGCTTCTCCAGCTGGCCAACAGTCTCCAGCTCGAAGTCCTTAACGTCGGAACCGAACCCACTTTCCGGGGCTGTGGAGTAGCGCGGCCCAGTAGAATTGACGTGGCGTTTGCTAGCCCGTCTATCTGCCGTCCGGACCTGGCGACAAACCCGGCCACTTGCTGGCGGATCTTGCGGAGCTACTCTTACTCCGACCATGTGTACATCCGCTATACAATCGGCGAGCTTCCAACGACGGATCGACGAGGGATACCACGGGGACAACGCTCAGCATCAGCGCGTTTGGCTGGGACACGATGGAACACGCGACAGTTCAACTCCCAGTTATTCGAGTCATCGCTGCGGGCTTCCCAGTTTGAGGAGCGAGGCACGAGTGCAGAAAGCTTGGTGGAGGCATTGACACGGGCCTGTGACGAGACTATGTCACGCGTGTTCCCTTCGCAGGAATATACAGGCCGGCCAGCATACTGGTGGACCCCGGAAATCGCGAACCTGGTAGAGGCTTGCCGCGAGGCAGATCAGCTGCGCAACATATCACCCAACCATCTGGGAGTGGCAGCCGAGGTCCAGCAGACGAGAAATGAATTAAAGACTGCAATTAAAGCTAGCAAAAAGCAATTCTTCGAATGTATGGTGCTAGCGATGCACAACGATGAGACGGGGCAACTTTTCCGTAAGGTCCTTTATCGTATGAAACCCACACGTACGGCACAGGAGCGCGATCCAGCGGTGTTGGAGAGAGTGGTCTCCACGTTGTTCCCGGAGCATCCCCCAGCAGAGTGGCCCACTATAGACGGAAACGAAGCTGGCAACATGGTGCCGCTTCGTGAGATCACCGATCCGGAGTTGCAAACCATCGCTAGTAGCATGCATCCTAAGAAGGCCCCGGGTCTTGATGGGGTGCCAAATGCCGCTCTTGCAGTGGCCATAACGAAATACCCTGGCCCATTCCGACAGGTGTACCAGGAGTGCCTGAACACGTCCTGCTTCCCACAACAGTGGAAAAAGCAGCGATTGGTACTCCTGCCTAAGCCAGGCAAACCACCGGGCGACCCATCATCCTTCCGTCCGCTTTGCCTTCTGGACAACGCGGGCAAGGCGTTCGAGAGGTTGCTGCTGAACCGCTTGAACGAGCACCTGGAGAATCCGGAGAACCCAAAACTGTCTGAGCATCAGTACGGATTTCGGCGCGGACGATCAACATTGCTGGCTATCCAACAGGTGGTGAACGCGGGTCGACGAGCCATGTCGTTTGGGCGCACAAACAACCGCGACAGGCGATGTCTCATGGTTGTTGCACTCGACGTACGCAACGCGTTCAACACCGCCAACTGGCAATGCATCGCGGAGGCGCTGAGAGAGAAAGGAGTTCCTCTGCAGCTGCGCAGCATTCTGCACGACTATTTCACCAACAGGGAATTGACTTACGACACTGCAGAAGGTCATGTGACGCGTCGAGTCTCGGCCGGCTGTCCGCAAGGATCTATTCTGGGTCCCACACTATGGAACGTCGGATACGACGGCGTGCTGCGGTTGGACTTCCCTGAAGGGACTCAGATAGTTGGGTTCGCCGATGACTTGGCGATTCTAGCGGCAGGAACAACGCCAGAACACGCGGCGAGAATTGCAGAGGAAGCAGTGGAATTAGTGCACGCGTGGATGAGGCAACACCATCTGCAGCTGGCTCCAGAAAAGACGGAATGCGTTATGATATCCAGCCTCCGCCGAGGGCATCCTGAGATACCAATGCGAGTGGGTGGAGTTGAGATTCGCTCCAAGCAGGCGATTCGCTACCTGGGGGTGATGATTCATGACCACCTTTTGTGGCGACCGCACGTGAAAATGGTCGTGGACAAGGCCAGTCGCGTGGTGAGGGTAGTGACCAACGTCATGAGAAATCACAGCGGGCCCCAGGTAGCCAAGCGGAGATTGCTCGCCGGGGTGTCGGAGTCAATCATCCGCTACGGTGCACCCATCTGGGCTGAGGCCACGGAACGCCAGTGGTGCCGGCGGATGTTAGCAAGTGCCCAACGACACCTGGCGCAGCGAGTGGTGAGCGGATTTCGCTCCATGAGCTACAGCGTTGCTGTACTCATGGCCGGGCTCATTCCACATCACCATCTGATAAGGGAGGATGCTCGATGCCACCAGCGATACCTCGCCGACACAGAGGCGAGTCGAATGGTCATCCGACGCGAGGAACGTGCTGTGACACTTGCGGCATGGCAACGGGAGTGGGACGCGAACGCTGCAAATCCAGGAGCCAGCCGCTATGCACGTTGGGCACACCGGCTGATTCCCGATGTGCATTCATGGATGGTACAGAAGCGGGGTGAGGTGGATTTTCATCTTGCCCAGATACTCTCGGGACATGGATTTTTCCGAGAGTTTCTGCACGTCTGCGGCTTCGCTCCATCTCCAGAATGCCCGGAATGCACAGGCTCGGTCGAGTCAGTGGCTCACGTGCTGTTCCAATGTCCGAGATTTGTAGAAGTCCGGCGCGACCTACTGGAGCTGGGAACGGACGGTCCCATTACCGAGGAGAACATCGGGCGGAGGTTGCTGCaaagttcagattcttggaccCGAATCAAGGAAGCGGCACAACGCATAACCACAGTTCTGCAGCTGCGCTGGAGAGAGGATGAGGCAGCGATGAACGCGCTTATCAGTTCCGCCTCCGAAGAGGCGACAGTCAACGCAGAACAGGCGCAGGACGAGGCTGCAGTACGACGAGCGGCCCGAAACCGTCAAATAAGGGCCCGTAGAGCTCGGCTACGCGCGGAGCAGCTTGGCGACATGGAACTGGCGTCCGCGTTACGACTTTTGTACATGCCAGCAGCCAGCGATGCAGCACCAGCCGAAGCCACACCAGCACcagtaacagcagcagtagcaccacCGACACCACAACGCAACCGGAGGCGAACGCAGAGAAGGGTCGGACAACAACAACTATCCGACAGTCGGCTGCAGGGTCACACAGCGCAACTTACTGTGGAAATGGACCAGCGCCAAGCTACGGTGACACCATCGTCACCGCCACCATCGGGCGAGAGACAGGAGAGGCGTACTGGCCTAAcaccagaagaagaagcagccgTTACCGCTCAAGTAACATCAGGGCGCTAAGAGAGCTGCTCAAGGCACAGAGGATGACTCCCACGCGAGTAAAGGAAGGGCTTAAGCTAGGtcaaaaggttttttttttctcataaaGGATGAAGGCACAATAGTGTATAAATgcgtaataataataatactaataataaaaaaggaaggtCCAATCGGACGGTCTTATCCGGTGGGTAAATCCCTAACGGGTAACCCCCATCGGAAGGTGCGCGCAGTTGTATGTTAACTATGtaaatttttttgacaaaTAAACTGCggatacattaaaaaaaaaaaaaaaaaaaaatgtggacCACAAGACAGGTGTAGGTTTCTACGGCCTACTCCGTCTCGTGGACTATATTAAGTGAGGGAGCAGTAGTCCCGTGCAATAGTCTTGAAAATGCTGGCACCCCAATGCAAACTTCCGCCTAGCTAACTACGGAATTTGCCAAAAAGGTCTAGTCACTCTTAATGAGAATCGAACCTTTCAGAAAGAGCACTGCGCATAAAAATCTTGGAGGAAGAATATAGTTATTTACACTGGAAGTTTAACTCAATTAAATAGTAATTTCTGGGGTCTTCTTATCAGGAGCCTACGTGCTCCGTTAGCGATACATACACTTTCTTCTTTAATTCTTGTTGCGTTGGCACTATTCGAACTGGATTCTAGTTTAAATGGGATTTTCTGTCTAATGGGAAAAATACATGTAACGCGTGTTGCCTATGCATGGGCGctattaacactttaagcgccgtgtcatataaattcgcatgacggttttgcttaccgttcagctttgcatctgacgctcagtgattctcttgagaacgaatgaggtaggaaagagagaacgagaacgacatgtgctacgccgcttatcgcaatgaaacaaaagagtgataacaatggcacgagaaactgtcgctctcatcgctgtAGCATCCTTGGCCCAATGTTGTTTACTTTCTTCCGTGGTTCCACTATCTCTACTTGGTTCAATAGTAGAGCGTCGGTTGCACGTTTTTaaggaaattaatttccatCCACTAGAGCTCTGTGATTTCATGTACAGTGGGGCCCTTCATAACGAGTACCCCTTGTAAAGAGTCTTTTGCATAACGTGCATATCTAAATGCTCAATAAATACCAGAATTCATCTGTCGTTAGCCACATTTGACAGCAAAATCCGCTTTGCTAATGTAAAGGCCGGGAGACACTGTCCgcactcgctagtgtaattttgattttcactagcgcatctggcggtaGCTGGTGGAAGCAAAAATAGTGCTCGTCTCCTAATATTTCACATAGCCAATTAGCGAAATTGGCAGGTGTCAGTATCGGAACCGTACCGACTGCCATCCCAGAGTTTCAGAAGGAGTCCAGCTTTGAAGATGCGCCACAAAGTGGTCGAAACCCTGGAAGTTCCGAAAGTCGTTGGAGACAAGGTTGCGCTTAACCGGATGGGAGGCGTCAGGTTAAAAGTGCGgtcattaatatttttttaagtaactttttttttcaaaaatagtcTAGAATACGTTATGTGGTGGGTTTTTTGCTCTGGCTTTGGTAGCTATGATGAAAGAAGATTTCTATAGAGATTGATAGACAAGGGGTTTTGGTTTAAGGACTTATTGTATGAGCTCCAACTCCAACTTTGGACTCCCTAGCTGTGTCAAATGCAGCTTTGACAAAGTGCGCTGGAGGGACCAAATTGTAGTAATTTATGCGAGACCTAGGCATTCTATTAGATAGCTAACTTTTAACGACCACCTAGAACATGCCCTGTCAAAAGCACTCCGTATGCTTGGCTTTATGCTGCGTGTTGCTAGTGACTTTAGCGATCCGTTTAGTGTGAAATCACTGTACTGTGCAATTGTTCGTCCCGTTCTTGAATTTGCCAGCATTTTATGGAATCCTTTACAACAATGTAAAATAGACAGGATTTAGTCTGTTTAGCGTAAATGGCCAACGTTTACAACTCGTTTGGAAACTGTGTAGATTTTAGAACTAGCTGAAGTAGCATGAGGACATTTTTACACAGTTTAGTTTGACgatataaaaatatgttatttattttaccgttcattgtgtgtgtacaatGTTTATTCTGTTATTGTAGTAGTGAAGTTGTGGTCAGTTTGTTTCTagcttttatttaattttttttaaacttaagGATGTTATGTAGGCTTAATGTAGCTGgataacaaataataataataataataataataaaaataataataataattataaaaataataataataataataataataataaaaataataataataataataaaaataataataaaaataataataataataataataataataataataataataataataataataataataataataataaaaaaaaataataataattaataataataataataataataataataataataataataataataataataataataataacaactataataataataatgataccaataataataaaaattattattattataacaataataataataataataataataacaactataataataataatgataccaataataataaaaattattattgttataagaataataataataataataataataatattattatataataatataataataatattattgttactattattgttatcattattattattatttgtggtgagttttcaatcaaaattgaatttaaaaaatcagaCTACGAAACATAATTACATTGGGTCCATTGTTGACGACACAGATCTActtcaaaatcaataaatgatTTCAACATCTACAATCGCTTTCTGCGACACGCTGCAAAGTCACGCCGTGTCAGCACGTCTCGCCGATGCTTCCCACTGGCCAAACCTATGCTTCTCGCTTcccgaaaccgaaaccgagACTGTACAAAACcgaaagccaaaaaaaaaaagaaaacgaaaaagaaacaaaacaaaatcaatcgctTTGATTGACGGCTTTCCTTTGTCAGAACAAATTGCCCGGCAAACTAATCCACTAACGTTCGCCACATTTTACACCCACACAACCGCACGctctcagtgtgtgtgtgtgtgtgtttttacaaTTTAGTGTGAAAGCAGCATTCGCTACCTGGTGCGAGCATAATAATAACATTGCGCTGAGCAAACGCAGCCGAACGAAAGCGAACGGGAACGGCACACAGACGTGTTTTCAAACGGGCCGCAAAGCAACGCGGTGTGGCGAGGTATTTCTTTTCGGCTACCGCAAGCTTAACAAGCTTAACAATGCCAACAATgggacaaaaaaggaaaaacgtaaaaaaaaaaaaacaataacggTGGACACACCCGCAAATCAAAGCGATGGCGGTCCTCGCAAGAACGCTGGATTTAATACGGGAGGGTGTGGCGGGCaggatggttttgtttgcccATCTCCCGCGTgtttcccgtgtgtgtgtgtgtgtgtgtgtgtgtgtgtgtgtgtgtatgtgtgtgtgtgtgtgtgtgtgtttgctttgcttaCAATAaactgccgctgctgctgttgctgatggttTTGAACGAGAGAAGCAAAACGGACTCctaaaaaaaggggaaaaaacaaaaaaaaaaatacacacacacacacacacacactcacacacagaagTCTTGAGCTTGAGCCCTCTTGGCTGGCAAGGAAATGGCCGATACGTCCATGATGAATTTACGCCGGCTTCACGTACGAATGGAACTTCCCGTTGAATTCGACAACCATCAACACCGCGGTGCGAAACGTGCACCATCCatcccggggggggggggggggtggggagggggggttgcTACACAGTGTGCAGTGGGAAGCTTGCGCTTACCGGAACTGTGCTGTCTCGATTTCGTTTATTTATGGTGCGTGCCCTGCCCAAAACGCAAAGCCGTACCGTAGCGCGGCGCACGTTTTGCGAAACAGAATCCTGTGGGCGCCGCACAGGGCGCCGCACTAAAATATGCCACGCTCCATGAATTAGCTTTTAATAATTTCAGTTTTCTCCCTCAACACCTCCCtccctttccctcccccctcctcaCTGGGTTGTATTGCGTTCGCACGCGGTGCTCGTGCCATGTTGAGCCGTTCGTCGCTTCCCGCTTTGATGTCGTTAAATCAAGTTAGAACGAATGAAACGACACCGTTCGTCATCCAAGCgtttatgtgcgtgtgtgtgtgtgtgtgtgtgtgtgtgtgtgtgtgtgtgtatgtgtgtgtgtgtctttttttatcCTAATTGTATCCTCAAGCAGTAGTAACTTTCAACAGAGACAAAACCGAGCAATGGAGCAGGAAACAGTACACAGTGAAAGCAGACCGGGatggaaatgttttatttttttatttttttcatacataaaatattgaatgGAATGTCACCAAGATATCTCGGGGAACTTCGGCAATAGTTCGAGGGACGGATAGTCATCGTTACCCTACTCGTAGATCAGATGGACCGAAAACACCAAGCTACCTTTCATTAAGAGCTCAGGACTCCTTATActacagcgcctaccacaactatatggacagtcgttgATAAAAATGATGACTGTACGAGTTGTTtagaatactatttcacatcttcgtatatttttttcatattttttcaaaacgtttttacaaaacttattacgaaaaaaacaaatttacggtcgtaccataactataaagacacttcgaaaaacAGGTTTTTTGTGCTAgcgcatttaaaaatcgtttgaaaatataaataacatattctaGAAAGGTTTtaaggaaatgtatttttgAACTATTTTTGAGACGTGTTTTTATAACttattttaaggttttatAAGTTTTTAAGTGTAAGTGTTGatccggtctcgtagtacagtcgtcaactcgtacgacttaacaacatacccgtcatgggttcaatccccaaatagaccgcgccgccatacgtaggactgactatcctgctatggggggggggaatcaattagtcactaaaagccaagcccacaagtgggtacaggcaggccttgaccgacatcggccaaagaagaagaagaagaagaattcgATGCCAAGAGAAGTTGTTAACGCCACAAGTCTGGGTACATTTAAAAAGGAATGTGCACTGTATGTGAAGCAGGTGATTTAGTAATGTGGCCGTGAAGTGTGTCAGTATAGTAGTACAGTGTAATGTAGAATGTATACTTCTTAAAGTTATGTTTAACaacttttataaaaaataaggtaatttaaaaaaataatgggaGTCTTCACAGATTCGAGACACGCGCGCTTATAGTGATAAGACTTAGTGGCACCCTATCGGATGCGTCAGTGAAGTTCGAAAACACTCAATCATCCACTCGAGTTTTATGTAGAAATAatactttcatttttttataccTAAATATATTTAACATAATTTCATCCTTCTCGAACCTTTGAAGGGGAAACTGGagggaccatcatcatcatcatcatcatcaataaaatatcaaaaaatttctaatgatattattttttttaattttgaagcCTTTATAAAATACTAAATCAATCTTCAATAGCGAGTATTAAGATCTACAGACAACATATTAACATTACAGATGGCTCCATCCGAACATTGTCATCGAGCATAAGAACTATGATTGAAGCACAGACTGGACGAAACGAAGCGAAAGTTAATGACAAAATAAAGacaaagggagagagaaagagagagggcgagatatatgcagagagtgagagaCAGACGGGAATTTTGTCTCCCCAACAGCTTCACTCGCATCGTATCGTTCACCGCCTGTGGGCAACTTGTTCATGGTTTGAGGAATtggttttctttcattttttcacaCACGTtacatgtgcatgtgtgcaagCGGTGGCCACGCAAAGGCACGCAAGTGCGACAATGAAATGCTGTCCATTTTTTGATTTATggatttattaatattttcccTCTGCTTTACCGTGCCCGGCTGTAACGTTCGGTGCGATGGGAGCATTGAAATGACAAATTACAGCTTTCGCTGGATCGATGTgtcattaaacaaaaataaaaaagctcgTTTTGTGGCTCCAGTTTTCGATGCACTGCGTGCTTTAAGTATGTTCCTTTTTCTGCAGTTTAACAGAACGAGTTTTAAAAAATGCAATGAcaatgttatttatattttctataaACGTATGCACAGTTCTGTGAGATTGCCTTCTTTTCCTCGGCTTCCGACAACCGCCTACCGCACCGCACCAGCGGCTTAGTGATGGAGGCCACAATATTGCTAGCGCTTCCTGCTGCCGTTTGAAGGAAGGATGCCGTCATATGCTCAACTGATTTTGAAAGCCACACAACGCGTCCGTACACGCCGCGCGGTAACGCTTAACTTGCTGCATCCCCGTCGGTGAGCCGGGATGGCTCGTGCTGCTTCTCATCGAGCTTcctcgaaaaagaaaaaaaaacaacagtgcCATTGCCGTTTCTATGACGGGTACGGCAACAATTCATCACAAGCAGCACGAGCGCGCCCAACATCCTCATCATCTAAAATTGCAAAAACCCGTGAAAAAGGCCCGCAAAGGGTACGGAGGCAAGCGTGCCCCGTAgaggagaagggggggggggggagggggtggaaaggtagcaaccaaaaaaaaacaaaaaaaatgaacgaaagcaaaagaaggCCTATGCAAATACAGCGCGACGGTGGCGAATGGGGGAAAAGGCACGCGTAAATACAAAAGAGTGCTTCTGTTTTATTCTTCACAAtcgtaccacacacacacacacacacacacacacattgatgAGCAAGGTGGAAAGGGTGTTTTGctatgaaaatttaattcaatatcaaaCGCTTTGCAGCTTTGCAGCGGCATCAAACGGGGTGCAAATACGGTACAGAAGCGAACGGGGGCGCTCACGGGGACGGCCGCGGGGTGCTGGTGTGTATTTATTCTTCGTTGTTGctgtgctttatttttttgcgttctGCTTCTATTCGTGCATATTTTTGTGTTCCGTTTTCTGTAACACGCACTTTGCCTCGCTGCTTTAAAATTTTACCGCGAAACACCACGCGCCTGATGGTTGGGATGGCTGTACATGACTGTTGCTTGGTTGCAGCAACATGGTGCttttacaccaccaccaccaccaccaccaccaccaaaaccaTCCGAAACcgatgtgtgtttgtctacGTACTGTGGTGGCGGCGGAGTGGCGGTGCAAAAGCTTCCTTTTCAAGTGCTAAGGACAATTGTGGCGTTCGCTTCCCTCTATTTTGTCTCCCCGCAGTGCTACT is part of the Anopheles gambiae chromosome X, idAnoGambNW_F1_1, whole genome shotgun sequence genome and harbors:
- the LOC133391108 gene encoding uncharacterized protein LOC133391108, producing the protein MGQNERNYSNDRNINNKLVQRKSRRWQELRTERRKQQQHQQEQPRAGLQTTDAAGQQHQRCENLQRRSARKRPDEIFVAPGTGQTYQTLYEKVRLNPNLAEENRQIRRGHRTARDHLRLKLERNADAVALMRKIQEELGEMGTARVVTEMAEIIITNIDMLATEEDIRKTFQTVLEKEATLATINIWERRDGSQRARVRLPRSDANHLIDKRLLIGYSCCMVREAPKPLPNSRRCFRCLERGHMSRDCQGIDRSGMCLRCGAIDHKAANCNNDLKCMICGGPHRIAAASCAITTRTC